Below is a genomic region from Oxyura jamaicensis isolate SHBP4307 breed ruddy duck unplaced genomic scaffold, BPBGC_Ojam_1.0 oxyUn_random_OJ72541, whole genome shotgun sequence.
GATCCCCGCCTCCGCCAGCTCCCCCCCGTGGTCCCTTTCGTGTGCCTTCGCTGTCCCTGTCACCCCCCCCCACGCAGCGGGAGCACCCACGGGTGAGGGGGGGGGTGGGGCGAGCCCTTCGCACCCTGCTGGCAGTGTGGCAACACCCCCgcgtccttccttccttccttcctcccccagcgGGGCAGCGCAGCCGGGGCGGCCGGCGTGGGGCGTCCCATGGGTGAGCGGCACCGGGGCCACCGGgcgggaccggggggggggagcggggagggggaagaagcgGAACCGGGAGCGCTTGCAACACCGgcagccccccaccccatccccgcCTCCGCGGGCTGGCGATTTCGGGAGGGAGCCGCCGAGCCCGCGGGGTATAAAGGCGAGGGGCGGCCTGCCCCACGGACAGCCCCACGGACAGCCCCACGGACAGCCCCACGGCGTGCCCCATGGCCAGCCCCATGGCCAGCCCCATGGCGCTCACCCTCGCCCTCCTCATCCTCTGCGCAGAGGCCGAAGGCATCGCGTCGTGCCACGCGCCCACCCTGCAGACCAAGGTCTTCAAGTACCGGTAAggggcggggggctcggagGGGTCCCCGAGGGGTcccgggggtgccgggggtCCCGCTGAGGGCAGCGGGGTCCCGGTGTCCCCGCAGGATTTGGGACATGAACCAGAAGTCGCTGTACCTGCGCAACGACCAGCTGGTGGCCGGGCACCTGCAGGGCGCCAACGCCGCGCTGGAAGGTGagggggggcttggggacacggggggggggacacggggggacgtggggggcTGACGGTGTGTCGTGTCCCCTCCCCGGTGTCCCCACAGAGAAGGTTTTTTGGGTGCCCAACCGCTCCTTCGAGCACGCCCGGCTCCCCGTCATCATGGGCATCCAGAACGGCACCCGCTGCCTcgccagccccgccgccccccagcccaccctgcGGCTCGAGGTGACGGACGGGGACACCGCGGGGACACCACGGGGTCGGGGACATCGCGGGGTTAGGGCACTGCTGGGATTCGGATAGCTTGGGGACATGGCAGGGgtggggacaccgtggggaAGGG
It encodes:
- the LOC118159876 gene encoding interleukin-36 receptor antagonist protein-like isoform X1 — encoded protein: MASPMASPMALTLALLILCAEAEGIASCHAPTLQTKVFKYRIWDMNQKSLYLRNDQLVAGHLQGANAALEEKVFWVPNRSFEHARLPVIMGIQNGTRCLASPAAPQPTLRLEAANITELPRAGEASAPFTFFRSYKDGLWRFESAANPGWFLCTSARAHEPLGLSRHPDASHVLDFYFQLC
- the LOC118159876 gene encoding interleukin-1 receptor antagonist protein-like isoform X2, which produces MEAEGIASCHAPTLQTKVFKYRIWDMNQKSLYLRNDQLVAGHLQGANAALEEKVFWVPNRSFEHARLPVIMGIQNGTRCLASPAAPQPTLRLEAANITELPRAGEASAPFTFFRSYKDGLWRFESAANPGWFLCTSARAHEPLGLSRHPDASHVLDFYFQLC